A genome region from Magnolia sinica isolate HGM2019 chromosome 8, MsV1, whole genome shotgun sequence includes the following:
- the LOC131253918 gene encoding uncharacterized protein LOC131253918 isoform X2 produces MEGRVGKPLAKASRQVRKNSRKSNTKKPNEADTIVESIASVSTTAKTGHVSEGVKPKGRGAPKKAPARNVRKCRLPLIVKRKMMRCSS; encoded by the exons ATGGAGGGTAGGGTAGGCAAGCCTCTCGCTAAGGCTTCTAGACAAGTTAGAAAGAACTCAAGAAAGAGCAACACCAAGAAACCCAATGAAGCAGATACTATTGTTGAATCTATAGCATCAGTTAGTACTACAGCTAAAACTG GACATGTTTCTGAGGGGGTAAAACCCAAAGGTAGGGGAGCTCCGAAGAAGGCTCCTGCTAGAAATGT TAGAAAATGCCGACTGCCGTtgatagtgaagaggaagatgatgaggtgCTCGAGTTGA
- the LOC131253918 gene encoding uncharacterized protein LOC131253918 isoform X1: MEGRVGKPLAKASRQVRKNSRKSNTKKPNEADTIVESIASVSTTAKTGHVSEGVKPKGRGAPKKAPARNKMPTAVDSEEEDDEVLELKERLTTYNIDSPSDQTGI, from the exons ATGGAGGGTAGGGTAGGCAAGCCTCTCGCTAAGGCTTCTAGACAAGTTAGAAAGAACTCAAGAAAGAGCAACACCAAGAAACCCAATGAAGCAGATACTATTGTTGAATCTATAGCATCAGTTAGTACTACAGCTAAAACTG GACATGTTTCTGAGGGGGTAAAACCCAAAGGTAGGGGAGCTCCGAAGAAGGCTCCTGCTAGAAAT AAAATGCCGACTGCCGTtgatagtgaagaggaagatgatgaggtgCTCGAGTTGAAAGAACGACTGACAACGTATAACATTGATTCTCCTTCAGATCAAACAGGTATATGA